Proteins from one Candidatus Methylomirabilota bacterium genomic window:
- the lexA gene encoding transcriptional repressor LexA: protein MKELTHRQKEVLSFMRGFTDKHGAPPTVREIAERFRFTPRAAFDHLRALERKGELQRRVTDKRVSRTLTLTDRGHSRRASREIPVLGRIAAGQPIFAAETREETIPVRPEWLAAKGGEVFALRVKGDSMIEAHIADGDLVLVRKQDVAIAGDIVAALVDQDATVKRFATEGGMVVLKPEHPTMKPIVVDPRRADFRILGKVVGLFRDI from the coding sequence TTGAAAGAGCTCACACATCGGCAAAAAGAGGTGCTGAGCTTCATGCGGGGCTTCACCGACAAGCATGGCGCTCCACCCACGGTGCGGGAGATCGCTGAGCGCTTTCGCTTCACGCCCAGGGCGGCCTTCGATCACCTCCGCGCCCTCGAGCGCAAGGGCGAGCTGCAGCGACGCGTAACGGACAAGCGCGTGTCGCGCACACTGACCTTGACCGACCGCGGTCACAGCCGGCGCGCCTCGCGCGAGATTCCCGTCCTCGGCCGGATCGCCGCCGGGCAGCCGATTTTCGCCGCGGAAACCCGAGAAGAGACCATCCCGGTGCGGCCGGAGTGGCTCGCGGCCAAGGGCGGCGAAGTCTTTGCTCTGCGCGTGAAGGGCGACAGCATGATCGAGGCGCATATCGCCGATGGGGACCTCGTCCTCGTGCGGAAGCAGGACGTGGCCATCGCGGGCGACATCGTGGCGGCCCTCGTGGATCAGGATGCGACGGTCAAGCGCTTCGCCACCGAGGGAGGCATGGTCGTGCTCAAGCCGGAGCATCCGACCATGAAGCCCATCGTCGTGGATCCACGGCGCGCCGACTTCCGCATCCTTGGCAAGGTCGTGGGCCTGTTCAGAGACATATAG
- a CDS encoding twin-arginine translocase TatA/TatE family subunit, with protein sequence MFDIGIQELVLIFVIALLVFGPKNLPQLGRSLGRAMREFRRASAEFESTIRTNLQIDEPDPPPAPASTAVDTSTVATEATAPGTGGTEALPDSALDPHAVSPTASEAPPGEAYVAQRGSRLFHQRDCTWVKRIGEVDRVYFKRVVEAKDAGFMACPSCEPWEPA encoded by the coding sequence ATGTTTGACATCGGCATCCAAGAGCTGGTCCTCATCTTCGTGATCGCTCTGCTCGTGTTCGGTCCGAAAAACCTGCCTCAGCTGGGCCGCTCGCTCGGGCGCGCGATGCGCGAGTTCAGGCGCGCCAGCGCCGAATTCGAGTCGACCATCAGGACCAATCTCCAGATCGACGAGCCCGACCCGCCCCCGGCGCCCGCCAGCACCGCCGTTGATACTTCCACGGTCGCCACCGAGGCGACGGCGCCGGGCACCGGAGGGACCGAGGCCCTCCCCGACTCGGCGCTGGACCCTCACGCCGTCTCGCCGACCGCCTCCGAAGCTCCCCCGGGCGAGGCCTACGTGGCTCAGCGGGGTTCGAGACTCTTCCACCAGCGGGACTGCACCTGGGTCAAGCGCATAGGCGAGGTGGACCGCGTCTATTTCAAGCGGGTGGTCGAAGCCAAGGATGCGGGATTCATGGCGTGCCCGTCCTGTGAGCCCTGGGAGCCAGCCTAA
- a CDS encoding FecR family protein yields the protein MLRQHGSLSVALAVSLVLAPSPARAQGLGVVTTLTGTATLARASQSQPLRFRDTVFEHDKIATAEKSLVRVLLGGKAIVTIRELSELTVTEGHRKSIIQLSSGKIGLAVARQRMQPGDEIEVRTPNAVAAVRGTVFVVELIRPAAGGLPLVTNVHVVKGIVDVTPINAAPGTPPNRVGAGQSIGVTGSTAGPLQPFSPAAMGAVFGDLSAREAEHPRGADAVARLVSGPEGLKARALALALSPDPTPQPVGARGGENLPGGETQGSGPPDTAADVFGIAQLAAAAEDTAGVGGGSGGGGAVTQPPLVPPIPTLNVGPSSLPPALYSFNGESRKFATSLYTVDSKSKATLDGRLLETSASTLAFGAAIADIQGSLTGTATVALLGLDTSTVTAPELAHVSGAKAKVTTGGPLLAATKSDLSADGAAFLAVDGKGSRFTSTAKTSLLALEGGSLTLAPGTEGVVVEKSGRLNLASSLWTAESAPITTTGSLLRVSTGGRVTTAKSTDELIELSGGAHSIATGRGEAIIELSAKRTKNDADTGLKLATQRPLTSAGTLLDLDGATVTTRAVLRVDTALLAASLPILNMRRGAQLTAASGLLDLTAKSKVTSAGPITALEASRLTITNGAAFALSGGSALKVTGDLISLGSGSTLTLLSGPLVSLSGGSVLQVSGALVAFTGTGGSVLSVSNSLCGGPCALVGGIPVAFTGGATAANVVIGGEPVRNPASGTIKLASPSTALIAVDGKNTRVAVVGK from the coding sequence ATGCTGAGGCAGCACGGCAGCCTGTCGGTTGCCCTCGCCGTCTCGCTCGTCCTGGCTCCCTCCCCCGCCCGCGCCCAAGGGCTCGGAGTGGTGACCACACTCACGGGCACCGCCACGCTGGCCCGCGCCTCTCAGTCCCAGCCTCTCCGCTTCAGGGACACCGTCTTCGAGCACGACAAGATCGCCACTGCGGAGAAGTCCCTGGTTCGCGTGCTCCTCGGCGGCAAGGCCATCGTGACGATCCGGGAGCTCTCGGAGCTCACCGTCACCGAGGGCCACCGGAAATCCATCATCCAACTCTCCTCGGGCAAGATCGGCCTGGCCGTGGCACGCCAGCGCATGCAGCCCGGCGACGAGATCGAGGTGCGCACGCCCAATGCCGTGGCCGCCGTGCGGGGCACCGTCTTCGTCGTCGAGCTGATCCGGCCGGCCGCCGGCGGCCTTCCGCTCGTCACGAATGTTCACGTCGTCAAGGGCATCGTGGACGTCACTCCGATAAACGCCGCTCCGGGCACGCCGCCGAACCGCGTGGGGGCGGGTCAGAGCATTGGCGTCACCGGCAGCACGGCGGGCCCCCTCCAGCCCTTCTCACCCGCGGCCATGGGCGCGGTGTTTGGTGATCTGAGCGCGCGTGAGGCCGAGCATCCGCGTGGCGCCGACGCCGTCGCCCGGTTGGTGAGCGGCCCCGAGGGCCTGAAGGCCCGCGCGCTCGCGCTTGCTCTCTCCCCGGATCCGACACCTCAGCCGGTGGGCGCTCGAGGTGGCGAGAACCTCCCCGGCGGCGAGACCCAAGGGAGCGGCCCGCCGGACACCGCCGCCGACGTCTTCGGCATCGCTCAGCTCGCGGCCGCGGCGGAGGACACGGCCGGCGTGGGCGGTGGTAGCGGCGGCGGCGGAGCCGTCACCCAACCGCCCCTCGTGCCGCCCATCCCGACGCTGAACGTGGGGCCGTCAAGTCTGCCCCCGGCCCTCTACTCGTTCAACGGGGAAAGTCGGAAATTCGCCACCTCCCTCTACACCGTCGACAGCAAGAGCAAGGCGACGCTCGACGGCCGCCTCCTCGAAACCTCGGCGAGCACGCTCGCGTTCGGGGCGGCCATCGCGGACATCCAGGGCAGTCTCACGGGGACGGCGACGGTGGCGCTGCTGGGACTCGACACGAGCACCGTCACCGCCCCCGAGCTCGCGCATGTCTCGGGCGCCAAGGCCAAGGTAACCACGGGCGGCCCGCTCCTCGCGGCCACCAAGAGTGATCTGAGCGCCGACGGCGCGGCCTTTCTCGCCGTCGACGGCAAGGGAAGCCGTTTCACGAGCACCGCCAAGACCAGCCTCCTCGCCCTCGAGGGTGGCTCGCTCACCCTCGCCCCCGGCACCGAGGGCGTGGTCGTGGAGAAGTCGGGCAGGCTGAACCTCGCGAGCTCCCTCTGGACGGCCGAGAGCGCGCCGATTACCACGACTGGCTCGCTGCTCCGGGTCTCCACGGGCGGCCGCGTCACCACCGCCAAGTCGACCGACGAGCTCATCGAGCTCTCGGGCGGCGCCCACTCCATCGCGACCGGACGCGGTGAGGCCATCATCGAGCTCTCGGCCAAGCGCACGAAGAATGACGCCGACACGGGGCTCAAGCTCGCCACCCAGCGCCCGCTCACGAGCGCGGGTACGCTGCTCGACCTCGATGGGGCCACGGTGACCACGCGCGCGGTCCTCCGAGTCGACACCGCCCTCCTCGCGGCGAGCCTGCCCATCCTGAACATGCGCCGCGGCGCCCAGCTCACCGCGGCCAGCGGCCTGCTGGACCTCACGGCCAAGAGCAAGGTCACCAGCGCGGGCCCCATCACGGCCCTCGAGGCCAGCCGGCTCACTATCACGAATGGCGCCGCCTTCGCGCTTTCGGGCGGCAGCGCGCTCAAGGTCACGGGTGACCTGATCTCGCTCGGCAGTGGAAGCACCCTGACCCTCTTGTCGGGTCCGCTCGTGAGCCTCTCGGGCGGCTCGGTGCTCCAGGTATCGGGCGCGCTCGTGGCCTTCACCGGTACGGGCGGGAGCGTGCTCTCCGTGTCCAATAGCCTCTGCGGCGGCCCCTGCGCCCTTGTCGGCGGCATAC